In Gemmobacter sp., the sequence ACAGGGTGACGAGGACGAAGGACAGGCCCAGCAGGATCAGCCACCAGTCGACCCAGTTGATGGTATAGACGCCAAGGTTGATCGAGGGCGCCCGCCCGCCGGTGAACCACGATGACAAAAGCGAGACGAAGGCCGCCCCGATCACCGCACCGTAAAGCCGCCCGCGCCCGCCGATCGCCACCCAGACCGCCAGATAGATGCTGGCGATGGGCGCCAGTTCGGCCGGGTTGATGATACCGGCCTGCGGATAGTAGAGCGCCCCGGCAATGGCGGCGACCACGGCCGTCAGGGTGAAGATGAACAGCTTGTACCCCTCGACCGAATAGCCAAGGAAGCGGACGCGCTGTTCATCGTCGCGGATCGCCCGGATGACCGAGCCGAACTTGCCCGAGACCACCCAGGCCAGCCCCGCATAGACCAGCGCCAGCGCCGCGGCCGAGGCCCAGAAGAACCAGACCGACAGCTGCGCCTGCCCGGCATCGGCCAGGCCGGGGATGTTCTGCAACCCCGACAGCCCGTTGTTGCCGCGCAGGCCGCTGTCGTTCTGGAACAGATACAGCGCGGCGGCCAGCGTCATGGCCTGGGTCAGGATCGAAAGATAGACCCCGGTCACCCGGCTGCGGAAGGCAAGCCAGCCGAAGACCAGCGCCAGCCCCCCCGGCACCAGCACCACCAGCGCCAGTTGCAGCGGCAGCGAATGGGCGAAAATCCACACCGGCGGCAGTTCGGATGCGCCGACCACGCCGAAGATCTGGGTGGCGATGCCGTTCCTGATTTCCTCGGCCGTAGCGGGCAGCGCCTCGTTCGCCATGGCGGCGATGACGATTTCCTCGGTCCGGGCATACATCAGCCACATGCCGATCATGTAGCCGCCAAGCGCGAAGAACGCCATGTGGCCCAGCGACAGGATGCCGGCATGGCCCCAGACCAGATCCATGGCCAGTGCCACAAGGCACAGGCACAACGTCTTGCCCAGGGTCTTGACGAAGGAGGTAGAGACCAGCGCGGTGCCATAGGCCTCGGACATCAGGGTGATGCCAAGGGTGAAGATCGCAAGGGCCAGCAGGAACCACAGGACCGACGGGTTGCGGGCAAGGAAGCTGCGGGTCATGCGCGGTCTCCGGCGGCAAGCGCGGGGGGCCGGCCCCCCGCCGCCCCCGGGATATTTGTGGACAGATGAAAGGGGGCGGGCAGAGCTGTGGGTCGCGATGCGGCGCGGTCGTGTGTCATGGGGGCGACGCGTTGGGGCGGCGGATGCGGGACAGGGGGCAGGACGGCGGTGCGCATGGTCAATCCCCCGCGGCCCGGCCCCTGAGCGCGATGATGCCGCGCGGCCGGAACTGGATGAACAGGATGATGAACAGGATCATCCAGGTTTGCGCGGCCAGGGTGTTCGAGGGGTTCAGCCATTCGATCCCCTTTTGCAGGGTGCCGATCATGGCCGCCCCCGCAAGCGCCCCCCAGATGTTGCCGACGCCGCCCACGACCACGGTCATGAAGCTTTGCACGATGTAGTCGGAGCCGAGTTCCGACGTGACCTTGGCGAACAGCCCGATGGCGACGCCCGCGATGCCGGCGATGCCGGAGCCAAGGCCGAAGGTCAGCATGTTGATCCGGTCGGGGTTGATGCCCATGCTGGCGGCCATGCCGGGGTTCTGGGTGACGGCCCGCACCTCCAGCCCCAGGCGGGTGCGTTTCATCAGCCACAGGAAGACGCACAGGAACGCCAGCGCCAGCACGAAAATGGCGATGCGGATGTAGCTGATGCCGACGATGTCATTGAACACCAGCGCCCCATCCAGCCAGGACGGCGCGGTCAGCGGCCGGGCCTGGGTGCCGAAGATGTTCTTGGCCAGCTGTTGCAGCGCGATGGAGATGCCGAAGGTCGCCAGCAGGGTTTCCAGCGGGCGCTTGGAAAGGTGGCGGATGACCAGCCGTTCCATGGCCACCCCGGCCGCGAAGGTGACGGCAAAGGCCAGCGGCAGCGCGACAAGGATCGACAGCGTGTAGTTGGTGATGAACAGCTGCACCACATAGCCGGTATAGGCGCCCAGCATGATGAATTCGCCATGCGCCATGTTGATCACCCGCATCACGCCAAAGGTGATGGCAAGGCCGATGGCGGCGAGGAAATAGATCGAGGCGAGCGACAGCGCATCCAGCGCCAGGTCGGCGGCCTGCATGGCGGCCAGCCTGGTCTCGATCCCGTCCAGCACGGCCTTGGCGGCGGTGGTGACGGCGGCATCGGGTTCGGCATAGACGGCGTGAAATCGGTGGGCGGCGATGGCGGCCTTGACCTCGGCATCGGTGGCGGCGGGGGGCACGCGACCGGCGGTTTCCAGCGCGGTATAGGCGCGGTCGCGCGCCTCGGGCGTGTTCAGGGCCGCCACCGGGGTGCCGGCGACGGCGCCGTCCTGGATATTGGCGATCAGCGCTGCCTTCAGATCGGCGCGCGACAGGCGGGCGGGGGCAAGGCCGACGCTGACCAGCAGGGCATAGGCCTCGTCCTCGGACAGGTCGGTGCCGGGGCGCAGATCGCGGGCCAGGTTGGCGCC encodes:
- the urtC gene encoding urea ABC transporter permease subunit UrtC, coding for MTRSFLARNPSVLWFLLALAIFTLGITLMSEAYGTALVSTSFVKTLGKTLCLCLVALAMDLVWGHAGILSLGHMAFFALGGYMIGMWLMYARTEEIVIAAMANEALPATAEEIRNGIATQIFGVVGASELPPVWIFAHSLPLQLALVVLVPGGLALVFGWLAFRSRVTGVYLSILTQAMTLAAALYLFQNDSGLRGNNGLSGLQNIPGLADAGQAQLSVWFFWASAAALALVYAGLAWVVSGKFGSVIRAIRDDEQRVRFLGYSVEGYKLFIFTLTAVVAAIAGALYYPQAGIINPAELAPIASIYLAVWVAIGGRGRLYGAVIGAAFVSLLSSWFTGGRAPSINLGVYTINWVDWWLILLGLSFVLVTLFAPKGIGGLIDAVQGLRFPRRHGAPLGPDDGSLREKEAVE
- the urtB gene encoding urea ABC transporter permease subunit UrtB: MRAFAAAIVAALFLLLPIAAQAQTAADILSGNRELVEKSSRQTIGPVIAALAASGDPQAAVILSAWADKGLGIRKSDGAFFLITATATGYALKTPDGAGAGQAARADITELRPNAGVRGLIAAALVQFRLSDPNRSTRLAALTAIARDASPDHLAPLRASISGEADPAIRAQKQRIERLLTLRFDPDSAARVAAIESFAGDLGLDLRGALNPLLATTRIATTGPAPAGANLARDLRPGTDLSEDEAYALLVSVGLAPARLSRADLKAALIANIQDGAVAGTPVAALNTPEARDRAYTALETAGRVPPAATDAEVKAAIAAHRFHAVYAEPDAAVTTAAKAVLDGIETRLAAMQAADLALDALSLASIYFLAAIGLAITFGVMRVINMAHGEFIMLGAYTGYVVQLFITNYTLSILVALPLAFAVTFAAGVAMERLVIRHLSKRPLETLLATFGISIALQQLAKNIFGTQARPLTAPSWLDGALVFNDIVGISYIRIAIFVLALAFLCVFLWLMKRTRLGLEVRAVTQNPGMAASMGINPDRINMLTFGLGSGIAGIAGVAIGLFAKVTSELGSDYIVQSFMTVVVGGVGNIWGALAGAAMIGTLQKGIEWLNPSNTLAAQTWMILFIILFIQFRPRGIIALRGRAAGD